One Danio rerio strain Tuebingen ecotype United States chromosome 9, GRCz12tu, whole genome shotgun sequence genomic region harbors:
- the gpr156 gene encoding probable G-protein coupled receptor 156 isoform X3 — MCPPYLQKNAVIDSLQEQVNNAKDKLLKLMTASQLLDEREMDSSNTNLNSTSTQTTVVSPDSPTLVLKQYSEVAPTRVLSPPPYVPPPPIPIHTTSNATSPEGPGATDESSPHLRTQGNSFLEVESLKGNTEDNIRYSGLGKEISEKPQDVPLDQEKLTEDFPPPASTQFNLPQVESPVPSASVELPAISPAGRLGFVTNEQLVEILQDLSIDAVSSSVKSPDRARSPSINPDELSMTLSPQSPLQFFFPPISPYVMRKRRPPFYSSKGGPPPYYFPGSVPPGRRRGLPDLEKFRDDDPITSSTGNPQRHDLLREERRSKRAEKAQTQSNSGQDSWQCSSHKCSITPFMGHVPQPASAGLIEEVKHSKEPYDYSDSDSSSSEDYCYYQRSYCRACHHPYDSTDSLTSGTSDSEDEDFYRLSHPVVNFKVDVKPTFV, encoded by the coding sequence ATGTGTCCTCCATATTTGCAGAAAAATGCAGTTATTGATAGCCTACAGGAACAAGTGAACAATGCCAAGGATAAGCTGCTCAAACTGATGACTGCTAGCCAGCTCTTGGATGAGAGAGAAATGGACTCGTCCAACACTAACCTCAACTCCACCTCCACCCAAACCACAGTGGTATCTCCCGATTCTCCAACACTTGTTCTAAAACAATACTCAGAAGTCGCTCCCACCAGAGTTCTCTCTCCACCTCCCTATGTACCTCCTCCACCAATTCCCATCCACACTACCTCAAATGCAACATCCCCTGAAGGTCCAGGAGCTACAGATGAGTCTTCACCACACCTGAGGACACAAGGTAACTCTTTCCTTGAAGTTGAAAGCCTAAAAGGAAACACAGAAGACAATATCAGATACTCCGGTCTTGGAAAAGAAATCTCTGAGAAACCACAAGATGTGCCTTTGGATCAGGAAAAATTAACTGAGGATTTTCCTCCTCCAGCTTCTACTCAGTTTAATTTACCTCAGGTTGAGTCTCCAGTGCCTTCAGCCTCTGTTGAGCTCCCTGCCATTTCCCCAGCAGGTAGACTGGGCTTTGTGACCAATGAGCAGCTGGTGGAGATCTTGCAGGATCTGAGTATAGATGCTGTAAGCAGCTCTGTCAAATCACCCGACAGGGCGAGGAGCCCATCTATCAATCCAGATGAACTAAGCATGACTCTTTCTCCTCAATCCCCTCTACAGTTCTTCTTCCCACCCATCTCCCCTTATGTCATGCGGAAACGCAGGCCTCCATTTTACTCTTCAAAAGGTGGACCTCCACCTTACTACTTTCCAGGCTCGGTTCCTCCAGGTCGAAGGAGGGGACTTCCAGACCTTGAAAAGTTCAGGGATGATGACCCTATAACAAGTTCCACTGGTAACCCTCAAAGACATGACTTGTTGCGTGAGGAAAGGAGGAGTAAAAGGGCAGAGAAAGCACAGACTCAGAGCAACTCAGGACAGGACAGTTGGCAATGTTCTTCTCACAAATGTTCGATTACTCCTTTCATGGGACATGTTCCTCAGCCAGCCTCCGCTGGACTGATAGAGGAGGTTAAACACTCTAAGGAGCCATATGACTATTCAGACTCAGACTCCAGCAGCTCGGAGGACTACTGTTACTACCAGCGGTCCTACTGTAGAGCATGTCATCACCCCTATGACTCTACAGACAGTCTCACCTCAGGGACATCAGACAGTGAGGACGAGGATTTCTACCGCTTATCACATCCTGTCGTGAACTTTAAAGTCGATGTTAAACCAACCTTTGTGTGA